In the Arachis stenosperma cultivar V10309 chromosome 8, arast.V10309.gnm1.PFL2, whole genome shotgun sequence genome, GTTATCAGCttgaaaaggcaaagaaaaaGGAAGCTGCGTTCATTGTAACATTTGCAAAACGAGAACAAGAGATAGCAGAGTTGAAGGTTTCAtgctcaaaataagattttttcTATAGCATGGCTGTATATGTGCAATTACATTTCTTTCTGACATCAACTTTGACCACCTGAGTAAAATTTATTTCCACCCTTTTAAGAATACTAACAAATTTACCCACTCTTCAATGCTAGTCAAGTTGTATTTCGTTAGCTATTTACAAGTGTTAAATATGAAAGTAGTTTGAAAGAGTGGCATTTTACAAAATATAGGGATGTGAATTGTCAAATAACCTAACTTCAGAGAAGTTAGTGTATTATTTTAGATATTGTGGCTAGTATATTTTAACCACAAGGTAGGGTGGTATAATTTATCCTTAACACTGGACTTTCCGATTGAAACTTTTCATTTTATTCTCTTCATTAATTAAGTACTAGATAGGGTACACCCAATAAATTATCTTTAGTGTGGGGTTTTCATTTAGTAGTTTATAAGAAAGTGTCATTTATTTGATTAATAGTTGTTATTGATATGAAGATGAAACTATCACGATGCCCTGTGAATCGTATAATCTTACAACACCTTGTGATCAAGCTCAAAAAAGCCAGATATgctttttattctattattatttatttattcctcTTATTGTTATCATGATCAAATTAACTATTTTATTGCTGTTTATAAACTCAGTCTGCTGTGCGGGATCTAAAAGCACAACTCAAGCCACCTTCAATGCAGGTATGGTTATAACATGGATGTTAAGTGTGACACTCTAGATATACACTTTTTCCTGTGCAAACAAGCAGTGTTGCTCCTTAAAAAAACTGGAATACAAACTAAACCTGTGCAAGCTTGTCCTTTGTGCCTTGATATCTTGTGAATATAATTTTCAGGCAAGAAGGTTGTTACTAGATCCAGCTATTCATGAAGAGTTCACGCGTTTAAAGGTTTGTTACTTTTAATTAGATATTGACTACTGTATAATGAAGTTTGGCTATATGCAGCTCGATGCTGACTTGTATTGAATTAACTTTGGTCTATCTTTTACTTTGTTGGTGACTTGCACATGGAGGTGGTCAAAATGTATGTCACACCATGTGTTGCACCAAGAGGATTTAGTGTAAAAAAACATCTTATCTCCATGATTAACAGTGTTAATAGTTAGCAGAAATTGCGTCCCCTTTTCACTAGAGAACTTATTAAGAGACTTTTGAAAAATTGAGATGGAAGAATATAGACAGGTGTTGTATTTTAGCTATGTGAATAATTCTTTTGTGGAGGATGGAtttaaagtataaaaataagattttaagGTGGCATATTAGAATAGGCAAGAgtcttctaatattttttagtgTATTCATAGTCGTCACATGTCCTCAATTCCAATTATATGTATATCTTCTTGTAATAATGTCAATTAGTggttacatatttttttttttttttacctaaCATGTTCTCAACTGTTCTCATCTGATGATAGAATTTAGTAgaggaaaaggagaaaaaagTGAAGGAGTTGCAAGATAACATAAATGCAGTAAGCTTTACTACTCAAAGCAAGATGGGGAAGATGCTGATGGCTAAATGTAGAACTCTGCAGGAAGAAAATGAGGAGGTTGGGAATCATGCTTCTGAGGGAAAGGTGCTGCTCTCACACCGCTTTATGCATATTGTTGTCACCATTTTCTCTCCATAGATGTACTGTGTTAGCACTAGAACTAATGTTACACTTGCATGTATTCACATAAATATAAAACTCGGTAATCGGTATTCTTTGTTTTGATGCATTGATTGTCATGTTATCATCTTTTCCCCTTCTGTTTTCTTCCTGTGCAGATTCATGAATTAGCCATGAAAGTTGCATTGCAGAAGTCCCAGAATGCACAAATCAGAAGCCAGTTTGAAGGTTTGTTGAATGATATTCCATTTCATTATATTTTGGCTTTTGGATCCTTTGACTCATGTATTAGCTTTTCTAGGTACATTGGTAATCTTAGTTTCCTTCTTAACATATTGAGATATGGAATCAACAATGATATGTGTGTTGGCAGAATtaatcatataaaatatattatctatgCTAAAAATATGTTGCGGATGGAAGATGCTGCCTTACGTTCCTCTTGTCTAAAAAGATGGATCTTCTGagagaaaaatatttatgtattcgattacttatatatataatctcacTGGAAATTAACATATAGCGTTAATCCTTCACACTGACTACAGGGTTGCAGAAACATATGCAAGGACTGACAAATGATGTGGAAAGATCCAATCAAACGGTTAACTTCTCCCTTCctccttttttattattttttaaggaTTGCTATGCATGCCTAGTTATAAAATGCTTCATGCTTCATCTTATTTGTCAAAATTGGTGAAAATTATTGTTCATGAGGGACTTGGATGTTCTGATTTTTGTTTTGAACATGATGGTGTATTCATGTTATGTCGAAGATAGACACAAGTTTCTTCCATGGTTGATTGTTTTAAATTAATAGTTCCAGGATATTTTAGGCGGAGACTAAGTGGATTTGTTTTGCTCAGGTTGTAATATTGCAGGAAAAATTACAAGATAAGGATCAGGAGATTCAAAAACTGAAACAAAAGCTCCAACAAAAGAATTTGATGATGGAAGATGGAAGATCGGATGCAGCAGAAAATTTTATTGAGAGTGATAAGCCGGAAGTACCTAAGGAAGCTGCCAACTAGTATATCTGACGCCAATTTTGCAGCAAACGTTCATTTTTTTTCCGATATTTAGTTTTGCCGATGattgtaaattttatataaaacataacatttttctttaattattacTCTTTTTGCGATTACAACTGTTACTAATTACACGGGAGGGTGCGCAGAtctaacttaaaaaaaaaaataaatgttccCACAATAATTAGCTTTTGCGGTATTGCTGCCTGTAAATAGCCTCTATACTCACTCTATAGAATGATAAGTAGAACAATAGTGCATTGGCAAGTGAGCAATATCTTTATCAGTTTCGACGAGGCCATTCCAAGCCTGCACTTCCAATGTTTCCAACAGGCCCTTGGTCGAACTGCCAAGCCCTTCTCCCTGCATTATTGTTAGATGTAAGCATATAACGTTACTTCAGTTAATATAAAAGACAAATctcaaatcctaaattttaaagA is a window encoding:
- the LOC130946541 gene encoding FKBP12-interacting protein of 37 kDa-like, with the translated sequence MTSPAHFDDDFDFGGGFPARHSGNKRPLPNYDDEDYDNDPFAPKKTKSKTDEVASGVTTGMILSLRESLQNCKDTLATCQNELEAAKSEIQSWHSSIQNEPCVPAGATPEPKMLLDYLQALKSSEESLREQLEKAKKKEAAFIVTFAKREQEIAELKSAVRDLKAQLKPPSMQARRLLLDPAIHEEFTRLKNLVEEKEKKVKELQDNINAVSFTTQSKMGKMLMAKCRTLQEENEEVGNHASEGKIHELAMKVALQKSQNAQIRSQFEGLQKHMQGLTNDVERSNQTVVILQEKLQDKDQEIQKLKQKLQQKNLMMEDGRSDAAENFIESDKPEVPKEAAN